A genomic window from Micromonospora violae includes:
- a CDS encoding PucR family transcriptional regulator gives MHGELQRIVDAVAARVGRPALIEDRRQRVVAYSEHDGPMDDVRRTSILRRQTTPEVIAWFRGMGVLTAHAPVRTPACPELDLLARVCVPIRHDDLLLGFVWFIDADGSMTDADIATATGPFADLSLALYRENLLGELASQRETEATRTLLVESRQAREHAARALLEEGVVAADGSTVALVAQLVPAGGRQPDEVARIALEQALVTTRRWIGVRETLHLVWHDHGVLLVCGDRVAGRPSPEAAAGHLSEALGTATRGLASVDRTVTGIGQPRAGLSSAIESYQEAAQAARVGTQLPALGGVVSWAGLGIYRVLSQLDSQHLDVAGVHPGLERLLRDDAHQVLLETLEAYLDLAGNAHATAEKLRLHRTTLYYRLQRVERLAGTDLKDGNERLCLHLAMKLGRLTGHYRTA, from the coding sequence ATGCACGGTGAGCTCCAGCGAATCGTCGACGCCGTCGCCGCCCGGGTGGGGCGACCCGCCCTCATCGAGGACCGGCGACAGCGGGTGGTCGCCTACAGCGAGCACGACGGCCCGATGGACGACGTCCGCCGGACATCGATCCTGCGCCGGCAGACGACGCCCGAGGTGATCGCCTGGTTCCGGGGCATGGGCGTGCTCACGGCGCACGCGCCGGTCCGCACCCCGGCGTGCCCCGAGCTGGACCTGCTGGCGAGGGTCTGCGTGCCGATCCGACACGACGACCTGCTGCTCGGGTTCGTCTGGTTCATCGACGCGGACGGCTCGATGACCGACGCCGACATCGCCACCGCGACCGGCCCTTTCGCCGACCTGTCGCTGGCCCTCTACCGGGAGAACCTGCTCGGTGAGCTCGCCTCGCAGCGGGAGACCGAGGCCACCCGCACCCTGCTGGTGGAGAGCCGGCAGGCACGCGAGCACGCGGCGCGGGCACTGCTGGAGGAGGGCGTGGTGGCCGCCGACGGGTCGACCGTCGCTCTCGTCGCCCAGCTCGTGCCGGCCGGCGGACGGCAGCCCGACGAGGTGGCCCGGATCGCCCTGGAACAGGCCCTGGTCACCACCCGCCGGTGGATCGGAGTGCGGGAGACACTGCACCTCGTCTGGCACGACCACGGGGTGTTGCTGGTCTGCGGCGACCGGGTCGCCGGCCGCCCCTCGCCGGAGGCCGCCGCAGGGCACCTGAGCGAGGCGCTGGGCACCGCGACCCGGGGCCTGGCCTCGGTGGACCGCACCGTGACCGGGATCGGCCAGCCCCGCGCCGGGCTGTCCAGCGCGATCGAGTCGTACCAGGAGGCCGCGCAGGCCGCCCGGGTCGGTACGCAACTACCCGCGCTGGGCGGAGTCGTCTCCTGGGCCGGCCTGGGCATCTACCGGGTGCTGTCCCAGCTGGACAGTCAGCACCTCGACGTCGCGGGCGTCCACCCCGGCCTGGAGCGGCTGCTGCGCGACGACGCCCACCAGGTGCTGCTGGAGACCCTGGAGGCCTACCTCGACCTGGCGGGCAACGCGCACGCGACCGCCGAGAAGCTCCGCCTGCACCGGACCACCCTCTACTACCGGCTGCAACGGGTGGAACGGCTCGCCGGGACCGACCTCAAGGACGGCAACGAACGGCTGTGCCTGCACCTGG
- a CDS encoding dihydrodipicolinate synthase family protein, translated as MGTGRPWRGMLVAITTPFRADLSVDFDQLQEHVRWLAAEGCHGVAPCASMGEYRALSDDERAAVVRATVQAAPSGCAVVPGVGGHGSRQARRWTEQAAEVGAHGVLARPPDGPAARTADVVAHYREVAAVGLPVVAHNEPYDSRLDLTPDLLATVAEIDGIVAVKEVTGDVRRLHRLRDLCPHVDVLVGADDVVLELVLCGATGWVATLPNALPRQAARLYDLCVARDLGRALPLYTELHPILGWASRPESVQAVKFAMECAGRFGGRCRPPRGPLSGPAAERVRQDVLRALAATADPAFGDRPG; from the coding sequence GTGGGAACTGGTCGGCCCTGGCGGGGCATGCTGGTCGCCATCACCACGCCGTTCCGTGCCGACCTGTCGGTCGACTTCGACCAGCTCCAGGAACACGTCCGGTGGCTCGCCGCCGAGGGGTGCCACGGGGTCGCGCCGTGCGCGTCGATGGGGGAGTACCGGGCCCTCTCCGACGACGAGCGGGCCGCCGTGGTGCGGGCGACGGTGCAGGCCGCGCCGTCCGGCTGCGCGGTGGTGCCCGGCGTCGGCGGTCACGGCAGCCGGCAGGCCCGCCGCTGGACGGAGCAGGCCGCCGAGGTCGGTGCCCACGGCGTGCTCGCACGGCCACCTGACGGGCCGGCCGCCCGCACCGCCGACGTGGTCGCCCACTACCGGGAGGTGGCGGCGGTCGGCCTGCCGGTGGTCGCCCACAACGAGCCGTACGACAGCCGGCTGGACCTCACCCCGGACCTGCTGGCGACCGTCGCCGAGATCGACGGGATCGTCGCGGTCAAGGAGGTCACCGGCGACGTACGCCGACTGCATCGTCTGCGGGACCTCTGCCCGCACGTCGACGTGCTGGTCGGCGCCGACGACGTGGTGCTCGAACTGGTGCTGTGCGGCGCCACCGGATGGGTCGCCACCCTGCCCAACGCGCTGCCCCGCCAGGCCGCGCGCCTGTACGACCTGTGCGTCGCCCGCGACCTGGGCCGGGCGCTACCGCTCTACACCGAGCTGCACCCGATCCTCGGCTGGGCCTCCCGGCCCGAGTCCGTGCAGGCCGTCAAGTTCGCCATGGAGTGCGCCGGTCGGTTCGGCGGGCGGTGCCGGCCACCGCGCGGGCCGCTGTCCGGGCCGGCCGCCGAGCGGGTGCGCCAGGACGTGCTGCGGGCCCTCGCGGCGACCGCCGATCCGGCTTTCGGGGACCGCCCTGGCTGA
- a CDS encoding M6 family metalloprotease domain-containing protein codes for MTTLVATGAAQAAAAPANPAGGTAPFQVLDPQAWQNPDTMTWNDYKAVPGRNWADPSVSGSVRNFKIALVALDYPDETFAVSQRARSTVFGNPQSVATNIPRADVPQFYQDFLNTPNALNKGHTLHEYWMQDSNGRYGVDLAGFGPYQMPAKSYQYGLDNGFNPGACPSGDVCGKNIRTDGLGAWRAAVGDEVANQYELVFILSAGQDESSTWQEFGQMIFQNKEDVPDAWGPPDPNLPNWAKTRYVDWTSWKAAATLWPNAGGGSSTQGESSGMGVYAHELSHLLGIGDNYNNPYGEPLRRAYTGIWSMMSRGSFNGPGGPHTRWQIPPTNGGSMGSLHTLRDKLKIGLLGEEHVLRLSRESLASSGLVVAQVTARAVDAGPKGLSGLNIALNKDLSPACGVTTDPLCDGGNFNNYTVEVVDRMGADSFTPDSGVLLSKTKNADSAPFQWVVDANPQDIDMVDFYRPDGTPQKITMGDYRQLSDALFHAGADTGSQYEYVDEANRLHFYIIDLKRDSAGSLSYTVAVRSLDGTGGPSSHGVTLGKGEVTSGGKPTNRGVTCSFELTNTGSYSAGGQQHPENVSAYLKSDVYRLSAEVAGKGWRTWLPNQLATAQFGKATTVKVSVGATAAAADTGFVKLTATSESDPTKTVTKQCRVEKS; via the coding sequence GTGACCACGCTCGTGGCGACCGGGGCGGCGCAGGCCGCCGCCGCTCCGGCCAACCCGGCCGGCGGCACCGCGCCGTTCCAGGTCCTCGACCCGCAGGCCTGGCAGAACCCGGACACGATGACCTGGAACGACTACAAGGCTGTGCCCGGCAGGAACTGGGCCGACCCGAGCGTGTCGGGGTCGGTCCGCAACTTCAAGATCGCCCTGGTGGCGCTGGACTATCCCGACGAGACGTTCGCGGTGTCCCAGCGGGCCCGTTCGACGGTGTTCGGCAACCCCCAGTCCGTCGCGACCAACATCCCCCGGGCGGACGTGCCGCAGTTCTACCAGGACTTCCTGAACACCCCGAACGCCCTCAACAAGGGTCACACCCTGCACGAGTACTGGATGCAGGACTCCAACGGCCGCTACGGCGTCGACCTCGCCGGGTTCGGGCCATACCAGATGCCGGCCAAGTCCTACCAGTACGGTCTGGACAACGGGTTCAACCCGGGCGCCTGCCCGAGTGGGGACGTGTGCGGCAAGAACATCCGCACCGATGGCCTGGGCGCCTGGCGGGCGGCCGTCGGCGACGAGGTCGCCAACCAGTACGAGTTGGTGTTCATCCTCAGCGCCGGCCAGGACGAGTCGTCGACCTGGCAGGAGTTCGGGCAGATGATCTTCCAGAACAAGGAGGACGTGCCGGACGCCTGGGGCCCACCGGACCCCAACCTGCCGAACTGGGCGAAGACCCGCTACGTGGACTGGACCTCCTGGAAGGCGGCGGCGACACTGTGGCCGAACGCCGGCGGCGGTTCCTCGACGCAGGGGGAGAGTTCCGGCATGGGCGTCTACGCCCACGAGTTGAGCCATCTGCTGGGCATCGGCGACAACTACAACAACCCGTACGGCGAGCCGCTGCGCCGGGCGTACACCGGGATCTGGAGCATGATGTCGCGCGGGTCGTTCAACGGCCCGGGCGGTCCGCACACCCGCTGGCAGATCCCGCCCACCAACGGCGGGTCGATGGGCTCGCTGCACACCCTGCGGGACAAGCTCAAGATCGGCCTGCTCGGCGAGGAGCACGTGCTGCGGCTGTCCCGGGAGTCGCTGGCCTCCTCGGGCCTGGTGGTCGCGCAGGTCACCGCTCGGGCGGTCGATGCCGGCCCGAAGGGTCTCAGCGGCCTGAACATCGCGCTGAACAAGGACCTGTCGCCGGCGTGTGGGGTCACCACCGACCCGCTGTGCGACGGCGGCAACTTCAACAACTACACCGTCGAGGTCGTCGACCGGATGGGCGCGGACTCGTTCACCCCGGACAGCGGTGTGCTGCTGAGCAAGACGAAGAACGCCGACAGCGCGCCCTTCCAGTGGGTGGTGGACGCCAACCCGCAGGACATCGACATGGTCGACTTCTACCGGCCCGACGGCACCCCGCAGAAGATCACCATGGGTGACTACCGGCAGCTCTCCGACGCGCTGTTCCACGCCGGCGCGGACACCGGCAGCCAGTACGAGTACGTCGATGAGGCCAACCGGCTGCACTTCTACATCATCGACCTCAAGCGGGACTCGGCCGGCTCGCTGTCCTACACGGTGGCGGTGCGCTCGCTCGACGGCACCGGCGGGCCGAGCAGCCACGGCGTGACCCTGGGCAAGGGAGAGGTGACCAGCGGCGGCAAGCCCACCAACCGTGGGGTGACCTGCTCGTTCGAGCTGACCAACACCGGTTCCTACTCGGCCGGCGGGCAGCAGCACCCGGAGAACGTCAGCGCGTACCTGAAGTCGGACGTCTACCGCCTGTCCGCGGAGGTGGCCGGCAAGGGCTGGCGGACCTGGCTGCCCAACCAGCTCGCCACCGCGCAGTTCGGCAAGGCCACCACGGTGAAGGTGTCGGTGGGCGCCACCGCCGCCGCCGCGGACACCGGTTTCGTGAAGCTCACCGCGACCTCGGAGAGCGACCCGACGAAGACGGTGACCAAGCAGTGCCGGGTCGAGAAGTCCTGA
- a CDS encoding TlpA family protein disulfide reductase yields the protein MRRALLPLVLAATLLAGCSTPEPAPPPTPVGGAAALPGPVPADLALRPVPGTAPAAPAFTGALTDGTPFAAAEVWAQRPVVLTFFTSWCTTCASRQAALSELARSYRDRVVFVGVAGADEADEVQDYLRAHRVDYPVVLDDQQTIWRSYAVREPPTIVLVGKGGALLRGWPGGLDAPALDQRLRELVLAGQP from the coding sequence ATGAGGCGGGCCCTCCTACCGCTGGTGCTGGCGGCGACGCTGCTGGCCGGATGCAGCACGCCCGAGCCCGCGCCCCCGCCGACGCCGGTCGGAGGAGCGGCGGCGCTGCCCGGGCCGGTCCCGGCCGACCTGGCCTTGCGCCCGGTGCCCGGCACCGCCCCGGCCGCCCCGGCGTTCACCGGCGCGCTGACCGACGGCACACCGTTCGCCGCCGCCGAGGTGTGGGCGCAGCGTCCCGTCGTACTCACCTTCTTCACCTCCTGGTGCACCACCTGCGCCAGCCGCCAGGCCGCCCTCAGTGAGCTGGCCCGCAGCTACCGCGACCGGGTGGTCTTCGTCGGCGTGGCCGGCGCGGACGAGGCCGACGAGGTCCAGGACTACCTACGCGCTCACCGGGTGGACTATCCGGTCGTCCTGGACGACCAGCAGACGATCTGGCGTTCGTACGCGGTACGGGAACCGCCGACCATCGTCCTGGTAGGCAAGGGTGGCGCCCTGCTCCGCGGCTGGCCGGGGGGCCTGGACGCCCCGGCACTCGACCAGCGGCTGCGGGAGTTGGTGCTGGCCGGCCAGCCGTAG
- a CDS encoding CocE/NonD family hydrolase, with protein sequence MATVGTRWRRGVAVLSATVLAALGAAPQALAADGPPSIVVQDGVTQPVFGYADAIRERLFIDSTFDSDNDGLRDIIAFDLMRPAATAQGLKAPVVMDASPYYSTVCRGNESECKADLDGDGLLDKWPLFYDNYFVPRGYAVILLDMVGTNNSTGCPTTNANQDNLSAKQAINWLNGRATARNAAGEIVKADWHNGKTGMIGKSYDGSLAMATAVTGVKGLTTVVPISGPTEYYDYVRSNGVVTRGNSYVSSLANTVTNPERRDYCKPVRDAIGAADGDEHGDYTSFWNERSYVKKVPNVTASVLLYHGLNDDNVRPDHFSKFWYALAENNVPRKLWLSQEGHVDPFDSRRAVWVSTLHRWFDFWLQGVANGIMDEPRVDLERSADVWETHADWPIPGMTDTEVFLQPGTTGAGGLGLVPTAKPATGAFQDSRTQSQNTMILNPDVVQPNRLAFLSAPLSAPLHISGTPTVQLRASADQTDTNLGAILVDYGTDERVAHRASGEGIITLDTSDCWGESSPTDDGCYKQTAKRVATADYELVTKGIMDAQNRQSIRVAVPLVPGESYNFSFPLLPEDYVFKPGHRIGVIIVASYPQYSSQADTTAANLQVALKSSKIVLPVVGGTPAAHAAGL encoded by the coding sequence ATGGCTACAGTGGGAACGCGCTGGCGCAGAGGCGTGGCCGTCCTGTCCGCGACGGTGCTCGCCGCCCTCGGCGCGGCGCCGCAGGCGCTGGCGGCGGACGGCCCGCCGTCGATCGTCGTCCAGGACGGCGTCACCCAGCCGGTGTTCGGCTACGCCGACGCCATCCGGGAACGCCTCTTCATCGACTCCACCTTCGACAGCGACAACGACGGTCTGCGCGACATCATCGCGTTCGACCTGATGCGGCCGGCGGCCACAGCGCAGGGGCTCAAGGCCCCCGTGGTGATGGACGCCAGCCCGTACTACTCGACGGTCTGCCGGGGCAACGAGTCGGAGTGCAAGGCGGACCTCGACGGCGACGGGCTGCTGGACAAGTGGCCGCTGTTCTACGACAACTACTTCGTGCCGCGTGGCTACGCGGTCATCCTGCTGGACATGGTCGGCACGAACAACTCCACCGGCTGCCCGACCACCAACGCCAACCAGGACAACCTGAGCGCCAAGCAGGCCATCAACTGGCTCAACGGTCGGGCCACCGCCCGTAACGCCGCCGGTGAGATCGTCAAGGCGGACTGGCACAACGGTAAGACGGGGATGATCGGCAAGTCGTACGACGGCTCGCTGGCCATGGCCACGGCGGTGACCGGCGTGAAGGGCCTGACCACCGTCGTGCCGATCAGCGGACCGACCGAGTACTACGACTACGTGCGCAGCAACGGCGTCGTCACCCGCGGCAACAGCTACGTGTCGTCGCTGGCCAACACGGTCACCAACCCCGAGCGCCGGGACTACTGCAAGCCGGTGCGCGACGCGATAGGCGCCGCCGACGGCGACGAGCACGGCGACTACACGTCCTTCTGGAACGAGCGAAGCTACGTCAAGAAGGTCCCCAACGTCACCGCCAGTGTGCTGCTCTACCACGGCCTCAACGACGACAACGTCCGGCCGGACCACTTCAGCAAGTTCTGGTACGCCCTGGCGGAGAACAACGTGCCGCGCAAGCTGTGGCTGTCGCAGGAGGGCCACGTCGACCCGTTCGACTCGCGCCGCGCGGTGTGGGTGTCGACGCTGCACCGGTGGTTCGACTTCTGGTTGCAGGGCGTCGCCAACGGCATCATGGACGAGCCGCGGGTGGACCTGGAGCGGTCCGCCGACGTGTGGGAGACCCACGCCGACTGGCCGATCCCCGGCATGACCGACACCGAGGTGTTCCTCCAGCCCGGCACCACGGGCGCGGGCGGTCTCGGGCTGGTGCCCACCGCGAAGCCGGCGACCGGGGCGTTCCAGGACAGCCGCACGCAGAGCCAGAACACCATGATCCTCAACCCGGACGTGGTGCAGCCCAACCGGCTGGCGTTCCTCTCCGCGCCGCTCTCGGCGCCGCTGCACATCTCCGGCACGCCCACCGTGCAACTGCGGGCCTCCGCCGACCAGACCGACACCAACCTCGGGGCGATCCTGGTCGACTACGGCACCGACGAGCGGGTCGCGCACCGGGCTTCCGGCGAGGGGATCATCACCCTGGACACGTCGGACTGCTGGGGCGAGAGCAGCCCGACCGACGACGGCTGCTACAAGCAGACGGCGAAGCGGGTGGCCACCGCCGACTACGAACTGGTCACCAAGGGCATCATGGACGCCCAGAACCGGCAGTCGATCCGGGTCGCGGTGCCGCTGGTGCCGGGGGAGTCGTACAACTTCAGCTTCCCGCTGTTGCCGGAGGACTACGTCTTCAAGCCCGGCCACCGGATCGGTGTGATCATCGTGGCCAGTTACCCGCAGTACTCCAGCCAGGCGGACACCACCGCCGCGAACCTGCAGGTCGCGTTGAAGAGCAGCAAGATCGTCCTCCCCGTGGTCGGCGGTACCCCCGCCGCTCACGCCGCCGGCCTCTGA
- a CDS encoding PQQ-dependent sugar dehydrogenase, protein MSRRRYRPATMLAGLFTLALTAMLLPPASVAGTAAAGTSHTRATPLAELTVVSERVAFGLQRPIAITGLPDGRMLIAEKNGTVRAYHPDTGLTADPVLDLTARIDTSNNERGLLGITPAPNFARTGMLYVAYTSLPAGALTLARVPLNAPERVQVLLTQEHAEYGNHNGGQVAFGRDGYLYWSLGDGGHANDPFKSGQSLSTLLGKILRIDVNRSCGAKPYCVPFDNPFVRTPGARPEIWVYGLRNPWRFSIDPVDNSLWIGDVGQGLIEEINHIRPSQRGANLGWSCREGTPVFDETQCRPGVRLTDPVVEYDHYMTENCSIIGGLVYRGSVTPEARGTYIASDYCSTRAFAVRAKPTGGYESAEIGTFPTQPTAFGADVNGELYVLSDLPGWLSKVRFERVQPTPGGGTANR, encoded by the coding sequence ATGTCCCGACGGCGGTATCGCCCGGCCACCATGCTGGCCGGGCTGTTCACTCTGGCCCTGACCGCGATGCTGCTCCCACCGGCATCGGTGGCCGGCACCGCAGCAGCCGGCACATCCCACACCCGCGCGACGCCACTCGCCGAACTGACCGTGGTGTCCGAACGGGTCGCGTTCGGCCTGCAACGGCCGATCGCGATCACCGGGCTGCCGGACGGCCGGATGCTGATCGCGGAGAAGAACGGCACCGTCCGCGCCTACCACCCCGACACCGGCCTGACGGCCGATCCGGTGCTCGACCTGACCGCGCGGATCGACACGTCGAACAACGAGCGCGGCCTGCTCGGCATCACGCCGGCGCCGAACTTCGCGCGGACCGGGATGCTCTACGTGGCCTACACGAGCCTTCCGGCCGGCGCGCTGACCCTGGCGCGGGTGCCCCTCAACGCTCCGGAGCGGGTGCAGGTGCTGCTCACCCAGGAGCACGCCGAGTACGGCAACCACAACGGCGGCCAGGTGGCGTTCGGCCGCGACGGCTACCTCTACTGGTCCCTCGGTGACGGCGGCCACGCGAACGACCCGTTCAAGTCCGGTCAGAGCCTCAGCACCCTGCTCGGCAAGATCCTGCGGATCGACGTCAACCGCTCCTGCGGAGCAAAGCCCTACTGCGTACCCTTCGACAACCCGTTCGTCCGCACGCCGGGCGCGCGGCCGGAGATCTGGGTCTACGGGCTGCGCAACCCGTGGAGGTTCTCCATCGACCCGGTCGACAACTCGCTGTGGATCGGTGACGTCGGGCAGGGCCTGATCGAGGAGATCAACCACATCCGTCCGTCCCAGCGGGGCGCCAACCTCGGCTGGTCCTGCCGAGAGGGCACGCCGGTCTTCGACGAGACGCAGTGCCGCCCGGGCGTGCGCTTGACCGACCCGGTCGTCGAGTACGACCACTACATGACGGAGAACTGCTCCATCATCGGCGGCCTGGTCTACCGGGGGTCGGTCACCCCGGAGGCGCGCGGCACCTACATCGCGAGTGACTACTGCTCGACCCGCGCGTTCGCCGTGCGGGCCAAGCCCACGGGTGGCTACGAGTCCGCTGAGATCGGCACCTTCCCCACCCAGCCGACGGCGTTCGGCGCCGACGTGAACGGCGAACTCTACGTGCTCAGCGACCTGCCGGGCTGGCTGAGCAAGGTGCGGTTCGAGCGGGTCCAGCCGACCCCCGGCGGCGGTACGGCGAACCGCTGA
- a CDS encoding carbohydrate-binding protein, which yields MRSRRIFAVVAGAAMTLTAAVAFVPTSLAAVSPSTAVPMVVCTAPTWAEGTTYQAGGQVTYGGRLYQALVTHTAHPGAGWNPAATPSLWRDLGACSGGTPPPTTTPPTTPPTTPPPTTPPPTTAPPTTPPPTGGTCAVKSRPTGKVLQGYWENWDGAANGVHPGLGWIPITDSRLNQHGYNVINAAFPVIRPDGTVLWENGMDAGVKVATPAEMCQAKAAGATILMSIGGAAAGIDLNSTAVADRFIATIVPILTAYHFDGIDIDIETGLTGSGSITTLSTSQANLIRIIDGVLARMPSNFGLTMAPETAYVTGGSVVYGSIWGAYLPIIKKYMDNGRLWWLNMQYYNGSMYGCAGDSYPAGTVQGFTVQTQCLNNGLTIQGTTIRVPYDKQVPGLPAQIGAGGGHLSTSLVTQAWNSVPGLKGLMTWSANWDGSKGWTFGDNVKRLQGR from the coding sequence ATGAGAAGCCGTCGGATTTTCGCAGTGGTGGCCGGGGCGGCGATGACCCTCACGGCCGCCGTCGCCTTCGTCCCCACCAGCCTGGCCGCGGTCTCCCCGAGCACCGCCGTCCCGATGGTCGTCTGCACCGCACCGACCTGGGCCGAGGGCACCACCTACCAGGCGGGCGGCCAGGTCACCTACGGTGGCCGGCTCTACCAGGCTCTGGTCACCCACACCGCGCACCCCGGCGCCGGCTGGAACCCCGCCGCGACCCCGTCACTCTGGCGTGACCTCGGCGCGTGCTCGGGAGGCACCCCACCGCCCACCACGACGCCACCGACGACGCCACCGACGACCCCACCGCCCACCACTCCACCACCGACCACGGCTCCCCCCACCACGCCACCGCCGACCGGCGGAACCTGCGCGGTGAAGTCGCGCCCCACCGGCAAGGTGTTGCAGGGCTACTGGGAGAACTGGGACGGCGCCGCCAACGGCGTACACCCCGGACTCGGCTGGATCCCGATCACCGACAGCCGGCTCAACCAGCACGGCTACAACGTGATCAACGCGGCGTTCCCGGTGATCCGCCCGGACGGCACGGTCCTCTGGGAGAACGGCATGGACGCTGGCGTGAAGGTGGCCACCCCGGCCGAGATGTGCCAGGCCAAGGCGGCCGGCGCCACCATCCTGATGTCGATCGGCGGGGCCGCCGCCGGCATCGACCTGAACTCCACCGCGGTCGCCGACCGGTTCATCGCGACGATCGTGCCGATTCTGACGGCCTACCACTTCGACGGCATCGACATCGACATCGAAACCGGCCTGACCGGCAGCGGCAGCATCACCACCCTGTCGACGTCGCAGGCCAACCTGATCCGGATCATCGACGGCGTGCTGGCCCGGATGCCGTCGAACTTCGGCCTGACCATGGCCCCGGAGACGGCCTACGTCACCGGTGGGAGTGTGGTCTACGGCTCGATCTGGGGCGCGTACCTGCCGATCATCAAGAAGTACATGGACAACGGCCGGCTCTGGTGGCTGAACATGCAGTACTACAACGGCAGCATGTACGGCTGCGCCGGCGATTCGTACCCGGCGGGCACCGTGCAGGGCTTCACGGTCCAGACGCAGTGCCTCAACAACGGCCTCACCATCCAGGGCACCACCATCCGGGTGCCGTACGACAAGCAGGTCCCGGGCCTGCCCGCGCAGATCGGAGCGGGCGGCGGCCACCTGTCGACGTCGCTGGTCACGCAGGCCTGGAACTCGGTGCCCGGCCTCAAGGGCCTGATGACCTGGTCGGCGAACTGGGACGGATCGAAGGGCTGGACCTTCGGCGACAACGTGAAGCGCCTGCAGGGCCGGTGA
- a CDS encoding low temperature requirement protein A has translation MAARGAELLRPPASSGRATFLELFFDLAFVVALTRVSQRFASLGDDTGWALVSGFGRTLLLFLALWLIWSHTAWITSRYEPEQPIIQAVVVGTMFAGLIMAVTLPRAMEERALPFVAAYLMVMVVRPLVIAAALRGHPRRQVPLRLAAWASVSAPLWLAGALGPDRLRLPLWAAALAVDYLAWALGWPLPWLGAAKVRQWQIAGTHLADRHQQMFLIALGESILVIGVVFSGRDYSPIRAVAFAVAFTTSALLWRIYFHRAGLLLTDTLDRAAMPARLGAASEWTHLLLVLSVLVTSVGYELVIDDPFGRPQPCWLLFVVGGPLLFLVARMRLEYEIFGRVSRSRIIGLAVLLLATPVSAHGVPMVGLIVVAAALALVALLDALRSRGRPLEVPASPIGGTAPDVRDREA, from the coding sequence ATGGCGGCGCGGGGTGCCGAACTGCTGCGTCCACCCGCCAGCTCGGGCCGCGCGACGTTCCTGGAGCTCTTCTTCGATCTGGCCTTCGTGGTGGCCCTCACCCGGGTCTCGCAACGATTCGCCAGCTTGGGCGATGACACCGGCTGGGCGCTTGTCAGCGGGTTCGGACGTACCCTGCTGCTCTTCCTGGCGCTCTGGTTGATCTGGTCGCACACCGCCTGGATCACCAGTCGCTATGAGCCGGAGCAGCCGATCATCCAGGCCGTCGTGGTCGGCACCATGTTCGCCGGGCTGATCATGGCGGTGACGCTGCCCCGTGCCATGGAGGAGCGGGCGCTGCCGTTCGTGGCCGCGTACCTGATGGTGATGGTGGTGCGGCCGTTGGTGATCGCCGCCGCGCTGCGTGGCCACCCCCGACGGCAGGTGCCGCTCCGGCTGGCGGCGTGGGCTTCCGTGAGCGCGCCACTGTGGCTGGCCGGGGCGTTGGGCCCGGACCGACTTCGCCTGCCGCTGTGGGCTGCCGCCCTCGCCGTCGACTACCTCGCCTGGGCCCTGGGTTGGCCGCTGCCGTGGCTCGGGGCCGCGAAGGTGCGCCAATGGCAGATCGCGGGGACCCATCTTGCCGACCGTCACCAGCAGATGTTTCTCATCGCCCTCGGTGAGTCCATTCTGGTCATCGGCGTGGTCTTCAGCGGCCGGGACTACTCCCCGATACGGGCCGTCGCCTTCGCGGTCGCGTTCACCACCAGCGCGCTGCTCTGGCGGATCTACTTCCACCGTGCCGGTCTGCTGCTGACCGACACGTTGGATCGGGCGGCCATGCCCGCCCGGCTGGGCGCGGCGTCGGAGTGGACGCACCTGCTGCTCGTGCTCAGTGTGCTCGTCACGTCGGTCGGTTACGAGCTGGTGATCGATGATCCGTTCGGACGGCCGCAGCCCTGTTGGCTCCTGTTCGTCGTCGGCGGCCCGCTGCTCTTCCTCGTCGCCCGTATGCGGCTGGAGTACGAGATCTTCGGCCGGGTCTCCCGTTCCCGCATCATCGGACTGGCGGTCCTGCTGCTGGCCACGCCGGTGTCGGCCCACGGGGTGCCGATGGTCGGGCTGATCGTGGTCGCCGCAGCGCTGGCCCTGGTCGCGTTACTCGACGCGCTGCGCAGCCGGGGGCGGCCACTGGAGGTGCCCGCCTCGCCGATCGGCGGGACAGCACCCGACGTTCGCGACCGCGAGGCGTGA